In the uncultured Methanobacterium sp. genome, one interval contains:
- a CDS encoding NAD+ synthase, with protein sequence MVDNDGILPVLDVERTSREISNFIESSLIESNAQGLVIGLSGGLDSATTAKLCAQVVNEDKILGLILPSQSTNKEDIDDAVSLAEDIGIKYKIIPIDPLIEPVQDICSRSETNENYNLAGANLKARMRMVILYYHANALNRLVVGTGNRTELLVGYFTKYGDGGVDILPIGELYKTDVRRVAKHMGVSDSILYKAPTAGLWQGQTDEEELGIKYELLDEILYLMTEQELEEDETALKLNIKLDEVIRVKAMMRRAEHKTRMPLMLFIVR encoded by the coding sequence ATGGTGGACAATGATGGAATTTTACCAGTTTTAGATGTTGAACGGACTTCAAGAGAAATATCAAATTTTATTGAAAGTTCATTAATAGAATCAAATGCCCAGGGCTTAGTTATAGGTCTTAGTGGGGGCTTGGATTCGGCCACCACGGCCAAACTATGTGCTCAAGTGGTGAATGAGGATAAAATTTTGGGATTGATTTTGCCCAGCCAGAGCACCAATAAGGAAGATATCGATGATGCGGTAAGTTTAGCTGAGGACATAGGGATAAAATATAAAATCATACCGATAGATCCACTTATTGAACCAGTTCAGGATATTTGCAGCCGTTCAGAGACCAATGAAAACTATAACTTAGCCGGAGCAAATCTCAAGGCCCGTATGCGGATGGTAATTCTTTATTATCATGCCAATGCCCTCAATCGGTTGGTGGTGGGTACTGGTAACCGAACCGAACTTTTAGTTGGTTATTTCACCAAATATGGTGATGGTGGAGTGGATATACTCCCCATAGGCGAACTATACAAAACAGATGTACGCAGAGTGGCTAAACACATGGGGGTTAGTGATAGTATCCTGTATAAAGCTCCTACTGCGGGTCTATGGCAGGGTCAGACTGATGAGGAAGAGCTGGGAATCAAGTATGAACTTTTAGATGAGATCCTGTACTTGATGACTGAGCAAGAACTGGAAGAGGACGAAACAGCCCTAAAACTTAATATAAAACTGGATGAAGTTATAAGGGTTAAGGCGATGATGCGAAGAGCTGAACACAAAACCAGAATGCCTCTCATGCTATTTATAGTTCGATAA
- a CDS encoding TRC40/GET3/ArsA family transport-energizing ATPase yields MAIRDLFHFKKGKTTFVFIGGKGGVGKTTVSAATALWLADEGKKTLVISTDPAHSLSDSLERNLGHDPTPIGENLWAAEIDPEVAMQDYQVKMKEQQALNPGMDMGMMEDQMEMATMAPGIDEAAAFDKFLQYMTTDEYDIVVFDTAPTGHTLRLLSFPEMMDSWVGKMIKIRRQVGSMAKAFKNIMPFMGDEEEEDRAMEDMEATKKQIKVAREVMADPDRTSFKMVVIPEEMSIYESERAMEALAKNNMNTDAVIVNQIQPEEADCDFCRARRQIQQKRMESIRQKFGGQLVAEIPLFREEVKGTDKLREVGKILYGEPEIAS; encoded by the coding sequence ATGGCAATTAGAGACCTTTTCCATTTTAAAAAAGGAAAAACAACATTCGTGTTTATTGGAGGGAAAGGAGGAGTAGGTAAAACTACTGTATCCGCAGCAACTGCACTATGGTTAGCTGATGAGGGTAAAAAAACCCTGGTAATTTCAACAGATCCTGCTCACTCACTTTCTGACTCTCTGGAAAGAAATCTAGGACATGACCCCACCCCTATCGGTGAAAACCTATGGGCTGCTGAAATTGACCCTGAAGTGGCCATGCAGGACTATCAAGTTAAGATGAAGGAACAGCAGGCCCTTAACCCCGGCATGGACATGGGCATGATGGAAGATCAGATGGAAATGGCCACCATGGCCCCTGGGATCGACGAGGCAGCTGCCTTTGACAAATTCCTACAGTACATGACCACTGATGAGTATGATATCGTGGTGTTCGACACTGCACCTACCGGTCACACCCTGAGACTCCTGTCCTTCCCTGAAATGATGGACAGCTGGGTGGGAAAAATGATCAAAATCCGAAGACAGGTCGGAAGCATGGCCAAGGCCTTTAAAAACATCATGCCCTTCATGGGAGATGAAGAAGAAGAGGACCGTGCCATGGAAGACATGGAAGCCACTAAAAAACAGATAAAAGTGGCCAGGGAAGTTATGGCTGACCCTGACAGAACCTCCTTTAAGATGGTGGTCATCCCTGAGGAAATGTCTATCTACGAATCCGAAAGAGCCATGGAAGCACTTGCCAAAAACAATATGAACACTGATGCAGTTATTGTAAACCAGATACAACCTGAAGAAGCTGACTGTGACTTCTGCCGTGCCAGACGCCAGATACAGCAAAAAAGGATGGAAAGTATCCGTCAGAAATTCGGTGGACAACTGGTGGCTGAAATACCATTATTCCGTGAGGAAGTTAAGGGTACTGATAAACTGCGAGAAGTCGGTAAGATACTGTATGGGGAGCCTGAAATAGCTTCCTAA
- a CDS encoding TetR/AcrR family transcriptional regulator produces the protein MVSKTEQKFLDAALEVFAEKGYKGATTRLIAQKAGFSELTLFRKFKTKENLFNQVLTQNVTKVKEDVGKSLAENVSESPHVFLRTLITDIARIAEDNYEFIFLSNTQKSENIDPMRAEFVKYLGKHLEENLPGREIDYKAFALSIYSYTFMISRTKHYEQGFFNYDEALEGFVKNALKLFAEKW, from the coding sequence ATGGTCAGTAAAACGGAACAGAAATTTTTAGACGCGGCTTTAGAAGTATTTGCTGAAAAAGGGTATAAGGGTGCTACAACCCGGCTTATAGCACAAAAAGCAGGTTTCAGCGAACTAACTTTATTTAGAAAATTTAAAACAAAAGAAAATCTTTTTAACCAGGTTTTAACTCAGAATGTGACGAAAGTTAAGGAAGATGTGGGTAAATCACTTGCAGAAAATGTTTCTGAATCTCCGCATGTTTTTTTAAGAACCTTAATAACTGACATTGCCAGAATTGCCGAAGATAATTATGAATTTATTTTCCTGTCCAACACTCAAAAAAGTGAAAATATTGATCCCATGCGAGCAGAATTCGTGAAATATCTGGGTAAACATCTGGAAGAAAATCTTCCGGGTCGGGAAATAGATTACAAGGCATTCGCACTTTCCATATATTCCTACACATTCATGATCAGCCGAACCAAACATTATGAGCAGGGCTTTTTTAACTATGATGAAGCGCTTGAAGGATTCGTTAAGAATGCTTTGAAGCTTTTCGCTGAAAAATGGTAA
- a CDS encoding zinc dependent phospholipase C family protein, whose product MKKPFIMIILTCAAFLAMVQPVSAWAAPNHYEIAKEVYYSLPADAQDKLDLSKMYDGADDPDYKFFDYGYHRYPASDEKINYWLLEGREYYQNGDYKQASYCFGVATHYISDSVCPPHSGGGHSGYEHTKFELQALVLTPHITGMAGNLDSELAVTNQMSGNAWEQWLETDDDEYIQQCLNKAADLSYQGVNSAVS is encoded by the coding sequence ATGAAAAAACCCTTTATAATGATTATCCTCACTTGTGCTGCTTTCCTGGCAATGGTTCAACCAGTATCTGCCTGGGCAGCACCTAATCATTACGAAATTGCCAAAGAAGTTTATTATTCTCTCCCTGCAGATGCACAGGATAAATTAGACCTCTCAAAAATGTATGATGGGGCTGATGATCCTGATTATAAGTTCTTTGATTATGGGTACCATCGGTACCCTGCCAGCGATGAAAAAATCAACTACTGGCTCTTGGAAGGCCGGGAATATTATCAGAACGGTGATTACAAACAGGCCAGTTACTGTTTTGGGGTGGCAACCCACTACATTTCGGATAGTGTATGTCCTCCCCATTCCGGAGGCGGTCATTCGGGTTATGAACACACTAAATTTGAGTTACAGGCCCTGGTCTTGACACCGCATATCACTGGCATGGCTGGGAATTTGGACAGTGAATTAGCTGTAACCAACCAGATGAGTGGTAATGCATGGGAGCAGTGGCTAGAAACCGATGATGATGAATATATCCAGCAATGTCTTAATAAAGCAGCCGATCTGTCTTATCAGGGTGTAAACAGTGCTGTTTCTTAA
- a CDS encoding cupin domain-containing protein: MLIKSIEKCEYFQVADKTVLCELLHPKNENIEMGCSIAHAVLDEDKASLPHKLNNSVEIYYIIKGKGKMHIDHESADVKPGDAIYIPPESVQWIKNTGKSSLEFLCVVTPAWQGTDEELCD, translated from the coding sequence ATGTTGATAAAATCCATTGAAAAATGTGAATACTTCCAGGTAGCTGATAAGACTGTTCTCTGTGAGCTTCTTCACCCTAAAAATGAAAATATAGAAATGGGTTGTAGCATAGCCCACGCAGTCCTGGATGAGGATAAAGCATCTCTACCCCACAAACTGAATAATTCCGTGGAAATTTACTACATCATTAAAGGTAAGGGCAAAATGCACATTGACCATGAATCCGCTGATGTGAAACCAGGTGATGCAATATACATTCCCCCTGAATCAGTGCAATGGATTAAAAACACCGGTAAATCCAGTTTAGAGTTTTTATGTGTGGTAACACCAGCCTGGCAGGGAACAGATGAGGAATTATGTGATTAA
- the cbiE gene encoding precorrin-6y C5,15-methyltransferase (decarboxylating) subunit CbiE, which translates to MVKLYIIGTGPGSSDYLTATAIKAAESADVLVGSQRALDLFPGFSGEALVLKARNMDEMMKKSVSLVSAGKNVAILSTGDPGFSGVLKPIMDLRKDLDLEVIPGISSLQLAAARLHIPWDQVNLLTLHGKGNSEIILDFMDNGKPTIVLPDFQVEKLAQFLMENGVDPERKVSVCERLSYPDERIVKGSLKEIAAMDFTYLCVVVIY; encoded by the coding sequence ATGGTTAAACTTTATATTATCGGAACTGGACCTGGATCCAGCGATTATTTAACTGCAACGGCCATAAAAGCGGCAGAATCTGCTGATGTGCTGGTAGGAAGTCAGAGAGCATTGGACCTATTTCCCGGATTCAGTGGGGAGGCTCTGGTTCTTAAGGCACGGAACATGGATGAAATGATGAAAAAATCAGTTTCACTGGTGAGTGCAGGTAAAAACGTGGCCATTCTTTCCACAGGGGACCCTGGATTTTCAGGGGTCTTAAAACCAATCATGGACCTCCGAAAGGACTTAGATCTGGAAGTAATTCCCGGCATTAGTTCCCTGCAACTTGCAGCTGCCAGACTCCATATACCATGGGATCAGGTTAACCTGCTCACTCTCCACGGGAAAGGGAATTCTGAAATAATACTGGACTTTATGGACAATGGAAAGCCCACCATTGTTTTACCTGACTTTCAGGTGGAGAAACTGGCACAGTTCCTCATGGAAAATGGTGTTGATCCTGAGAGAAAAGTTAGTGTGTGTGAAAGACTCAGCTACCCTGATGAAAGGATAGTTAAAGGAAGTTTAAAAGAAATAGCAGCTATGGATTTCACTTACCTCTGTGTAGTGGTGATCTATTAA
- a CDS encoding glycosyltransferase family 2 protein, translating to MDKTSKETNQPEPNRFYSIVSEVMPPKLPKIQSNPISKELSTKAREIFDDIVFKEKVDMHMVKPCDRNNGFPIETHPVLQRVFEMIPGAFTWGFILTPFLASLMGLSEILVLYITIIAFYWIYRAFRFVYGLFLGIRRTERDLRVDWIGKVKAEYREDYDKLKYVLIYPIYQEGLETIEPSIAGWAGSDVDTQKISVVVAMEEKFATQCIENFEYIKQKYGPQFKEIVYYIHPANIEGEVRGVKGPNINWATRRFVEKIESRGENIEDYLLFTFDCDQIPHKKYISAITYKFLSAQNKLQHFYCSAVHTFNNNLWRVPALVRIFSMSLTLVVLNSWTVTKKSRDTWSSYAVSLKTVKDVNYWCPDIENDDTAFYWNALVRFHGNFSGEEVYIPTYNDAVENESYVNTHRSLYKQQHRWGWGIIVFPTTIAGLYYNRKITLKNRLNVIWTLFDNQLLFLTAVYLITFGIPILNLFNQEFMNNPITYQIPSIMGYILGAAFVLNLPIVLLRRKIMPVPDGWSWWRHVWDFLETGAVTINMLTFGFIPYIQAQTELLLGKRPGDKLNITEKIVMKNSKKSPWSNKGSKVKKSPEMSFYPNNQSK from the coding sequence TTGGATAAAACATCAAAAGAAACCAATCAACCTGAACCCAACCGGTTTTATAGTATTGTTTCTGAAGTTATGCCTCCCAAATTACCAAAAATTCAATCTAACCCTATTTCTAAGGAATTATCAACAAAAGCCAGGGAAATCTTTGATGATATTGTTTTTAAAGAAAAAGTTGACATGCACATGGTAAAACCATGCGATAGGAATAACGGGTTTCCAATAGAAACACATCCTGTTCTCCAGAGAGTTTTTGAAATGATCCCCGGAGCTTTTACGTGGGGATTTATACTCACTCCCTTCCTGGCATCGTTAATGGGCTTATCCGAAATACTGGTTCTTTACATTACAATAATAGCATTTTATTGGATTTATCGGGCTTTTCGTTTTGTTTACGGCCTATTTTTAGGTATTAGAAGGACAGAACGAGATTTACGTGTTGACTGGATTGGAAAAGTTAAGGCAGAGTACAGGGAAGACTACGATAAACTGAAATATGTGCTCATTTATCCTATCTATCAGGAAGGACTGGAAACCATTGAACCATCAATAGCAGGATGGGCTGGTTCTGATGTGGACACCCAGAAAATTTCCGTGGTGGTGGCCATGGAGGAAAAATTCGCCACGCAGTGTATTGAAAATTTTGAATACATAAAGCAGAAATATGGGCCTCAATTCAAAGAGATCGTGTACTACATTCACCCGGCCAATATAGAAGGGGAAGTCAGGGGAGTGAAAGGACCCAACATTAACTGGGCAACACGACGTTTTGTGGAAAAAATTGAATCCAGAGGAGAAAATATTGAAGATTACCTCTTATTCACCTTTGATTGTGACCAGATCCCTCATAAAAAATATATCTCTGCCATTACCTACAAATTCTTAAGTGCCCAAAACAAGTTACAGCACTTTTACTGCAGTGCTGTACACACCTTCAACAATAACCTATGGCGAGTTCCTGCTTTGGTGCGGATTTTTTCAATGTCTTTAACCCTGGTGGTCCTTAATAGTTGGACTGTTACCAAAAAGTCAAGAGATACATGGTCTTCATATGCAGTTAGTCTTAAAACCGTTAAAGATGTCAATTACTGGTGTCCCGATATTGAGAACGATGACACCGCATTTTACTGGAATGCACTGGTCCGTTTCCATGGTAATTTTTCAGGTGAAGAGGTTTACATCCCTACCTACAATGATGCCGTGGAAAACGAAAGTTATGTTAATACCCATCGTTCACTCTATAAACAGCAACACCGATGGGGCTGGGGTATAATTGTATTCCCTACAACCATTGCCGGACTATATTACAACCGAAAGATAACACTTAAAAACCGTTTAAACGTTATTTGGACCCTTTTTGATAATCAACTCCTCTTCCTTACTGCGGTATATTTAATCACCTTCGGAATTCCCATTCTTAATCTGTTTAACCAGGAATTCATGAACAATCCCATAACTTACCAGATACCTTCCATTATGGGTTACATATTAGGGGCGGCTTTCGTACTGAACTTGCCTATTGTCCTGCTCCGGAGGAAAATAATGCCTGTTCCTGATGGATGGTCCTGGTGGCGTCATGTCTGGGATTTTTTGGAAACAGGCGCTGTAACCATTAACATGCTAACCTTTGGTTTTATACCTTACATCCAGGCCCAAACTGAACTTCTGTTAGGGAAGCGACCAGGAGATAAACTAAATATCACTGAGAAGATAGTAATGAAAAATAGTAAAAAGTCTCCCTGGTCCAACAAAGGATCAAAGGTGAAAAAATCCCCAGAAATGTCTTTCTATCCAAATAACCAATCAAAATAA
- a CDS encoding redox-regulated ATPase YchF yields the protein MLQIAVTGKPNVGKSSFFNAATLSEVEVAGYPFTTIDVNKAVAHVVKPCPCSELKVECNPRNSQCRDGQRLIPVELLDVAGLVPGAHEGRGLGNKFLDDLRQARVFIHVIDASGSTDDEGRPCEAGSHDPLEDVDFLQHEITMWLFGILNKNWNRLVRKALSEKLDIAKVIAEQLSGAGITVEDVLEAKRSVTKEYKDWEDEDIIDLLDNLLKIAKPMLIVANKADLPHAEENIPRLREKYDNVVPASAEAELALARAAEAGLIKYVSGESDFEILNEDKLSTPQLKALEYIRENVLQKYGGTGVQEALNQAIFSLLNMIVVYPVEDEHKLSDQKGNVLPDALLIPQGSKPKDMAFLIHTDIGEGFMHAIDARSCRRVSSDHELQDGDIISIITR from the coding sequence ATGCTCCAAATTGCAGTTACCGGAAAGCCCAACGTAGGCAAATCATCTTTTTTCAACGCAGCAACCTTGTCCGAAGTCGAAGTGGCAGGTTATCCATTCACCACCATTGATGTCAACAAAGCTGTAGCTCATGTGGTTAAACCATGCCCCTGCAGTGAATTAAAGGTTGAATGCAACCCTCGAAACTCACAGTGCAGGGATGGGCAGAGACTGATCCCAGTAGAGTTACTTGATGTTGCTGGACTGGTTCCAGGAGCCCATGAAGGTCGGGGATTGGGTAACAAGTTCCTGGATGATCTGCGCCAGGCCCGGGTATTCATCCATGTCATTGATGCCTCAGGATCCACTGATGACGAGGGCAGACCCTGTGAGGCAGGATCACATGACCCCCTGGAGGATGTTGATTTCCTGCAGCACGAGATAACCATGTGGCTCTTCGGAATCCTCAATAAAAACTGGAACAGACTGGTTCGCAAGGCACTTTCTGAGAAACTGGACATTGCCAAGGTAATAGCAGAACAGCTCAGTGGAGCCGGCATAACAGTGGAAGATGTGCTAGAAGCTAAAAGAAGCGTTACAAAAGAGTATAAGGATTGGGAGGATGAAGATATCATCGATCTACTGGATAATCTTCTTAAAATTGCCAAACCAATGCTAATTGTGGCCAACAAAGCAGACCTACCCCATGCTGAAGAAAACATCCCGAGGCTTCGGGAAAAATATGATAATGTGGTACCTGCATCGGCAGAAGCAGAACTGGCATTAGCCCGGGCAGCAGAAGCAGGGCTCATTAAATACGTTTCTGGTGAATCTGACTTTGAAATTCTCAACGAAGATAAATTAAGCACTCCACAGTTAAAAGCCCTTGAATACATAAGGGAAAATGTCCTCCAAAAGTACGGGGGTACTGGAGTCCAGGAAGCCCTGAACCAAGCCATATTCAGTCTGTTGAACATGATCGTGGTCTATCCTGTGGAAGATGAACACAAACTTTCAGACCAGAAAGGCAACGTACTCCCTGATGCACTGCTCATACCTCAGGGCTCCAAACCAAAGGACATGGCCTTCCTCATCCACACCGATATTGGAGAAGGTTTCATGCATGCCATTGACGCCCGGAGTTGCCGTAGGGTATCCAGTGACCATGAACTGCAAGATGGAGATATAATTAGTATCATTACACGCTAG
- a CDS encoding DUF2207 domain-containing protein yields the protein MENKLYILIITVIMSFFIITGVGASSYDARSYSVPSINMDIFLNDDGTLHIKETLHYSFSGTSNEVYRNISIKDPGKLENLKISTPGVYSNYTINDKTDSKYITIDLYSNPSKTIPISARNVDVIIEYDFLNVVKFYNDLAELHYDVMDEGLSNGVGQVNARIHLASNNGVKYVFNSQDNTLNSVWNGSTLEITSKNIIPGPLELVMVIPKSQFMENPPNVVKINQDILPEIEKMQNDHQNLLNYKTTAYSLVALLMIFACFIPLIIYLIYGREPKIDYNMEYERDLPTDDPPAIVNAISGNLWGKEVGEPDMDGFRATIMDLIYRGYLLMDDIPSENRDINSRSISFRINGDKDLSGLETFESDIINFFSYFEEEDGLIHLNNIKKNLNSGIIISGNKGSLEDDEFITFKDVFNQWKNDLINEFLDEEAMSEVFQKIGDKYLKIFALFAIITGIIGAFTAAVDLLPAARYVSYSSFILLIVGLVSFILPQKIAGQWTTYGEEYDAKWHNFAKYIQDFSLIKDQPPESIEIWDKYLVYASALGIANEVRKSMEMILPPDEASGKAYQFHYSGGYCELSKSLDAGINKKRFKVVK from the coding sequence GTGGAAAATAAACTTTATATACTTATTATAACAGTTATAATGTCTTTTTTTATTATTACTGGCGTAGGGGCATCATCTTATGATGCTAGAAGTTATTCAGTTCCATCTATAAATATGGATATTTTCCTCAATGATGATGGAACTCTCCACATTAAAGAAACATTACACTACTCATTCAGTGGAACTTCCAATGAAGTTTACAGGAATATATCCATAAAAGACCCGGGTAAACTGGAAAATCTTAAGATTTCCACTCCAGGGGTTTATTCTAATTATACAATCAATGATAAAACAGATTCAAAATATATTACCATTGACTTATACTCTAATCCATCTAAAACAATCCCTATTTCTGCTAGAAATGTGGATGTCATCATTGAATATGATTTTTTGAATGTGGTAAAATTTTACAATGATCTGGCCGAACTCCATTATGATGTGATGGATGAGGGCTTGTCTAATGGTGTGGGTCAGGTAAATGCCAGAATACATCTTGCTTCAAATAATGGAGTAAAATACGTGTTTAATTCTCAGGACAATACACTAAATTCCGTATGGAATGGCAGTACCTTGGAAATAACCAGTAAAAATATCATTCCGGGTCCATTGGAATTGGTGATGGTTATACCCAAAAGTCAATTCATGGAAAATCCTCCCAACGTAGTTAAAATCAATCAGGATATTTTACCGGAAATAGAGAAAATGCAGAATGACCATCAGAACCTACTGAACTATAAAACTACTGCTTATTCCCTGGTAGCACTGCTAATGATTTTTGCATGTTTTATCCCCTTAATCATTTACCTGATCTATGGAAGAGAACCAAAAATTGATTATAATATGGAATATGAGAGAGATCTACCCACTGATGATCCTCCTGCAATTGTAAATGCTATATCTGGGAATTTATGGGGTAAGGAAGTGGGAGAACCAGATATGGACGGATTCAGGGCAACAATAATGGATTTAATATATCGTGGTTATCTGTTGATGGATGATATTCCTTCAGAAAACAGGGATATTAATTCTCGATCTATTTCATTCAGAATCAATGGGGATAAAGATCTAAGCGGGCTTGAAACTTTTGAAAGTGATATCATTAACTTTTTCAGTTACTTTGAAGAAGAAGATGGCTTAATCCATTTAAATAACATTAAAAAGAATTTAAACAGTGGAATTATCATATCTGGGAATAAGGGAAGCCTGGAGGATGATGAATTCATAACATTCAAAGACGTGTTTAACCAGTGGAAAAATGATTTAATCAATGAATTCTTAGATGAAGAGGCCATGTCTGAGGTTTTTCAAAAGATAGGGGATAAATACCTTAAAATTTTTGCATTATTCGCAATTATAACCGGTATAATTGGTGCATTTACTGCAGCCGTGGATCTATTACCTGCTGCCAGATATGTCTCATATTCATCATTTATTCTGTTGATAGTAGGTTTGGTTTCGTTTATATTGCCTCAAAAAATAGCTGGACAGTGGACCACTTATGGTGAGGAGTATGATGCGAAATGGCATAATTTTGCAAAATATATCCAGGATTTCAGCCTCATAAAGGACCAACCACCGGAATCCATTGAAATATGGGATAAATACCTGGTATATGCCAGTGCACTGGGAATTGCCAACGAAGTCCGCAAATCCATGGAAATGATACTTCCCCCGGATGAAGCAAGTGGCAAAGCCTATCAATTCCATTACTCTGGAGGCTACTGCGAGCTTTCAAAAAGTCTGGATGCGGGTATTAATAAAAAGAGATTTAAGGTTGTTAAATAG
- a CDS encoding DUF2207 domain-containing protein, whose product MEKKNSILLIVTLSLLILSFMGSACAEEDKSYSIPSINMDLFLQNDGSIHVTETIHYSFSGTYNGVYRDIPLKNGQILQNVKVSTQGAYSSQEIIDQGINKRVKIDLYSDAAKTTPISNKDVDVTLEYDLLHVLRFYNDIVELQYKLVGEVWEEPIGQLNAKIHVPSSDGTKYWLNPPYYAKNSSWQGNTLAVTSGTIPVGDYFEIRMVLPKSQFSNNPTNGTILNQDGLNEIEQIQTAYQNQLNFNSLVYSILAVLMILAIFVPVIIYFRYGREPKIDYQAEYERDIPTDDPPALVNAICGPGFSKKIGEPDMDGFKATIMDLIDRKYLLMEKEPSSKEGYGIDDSMFLKINPAKDKSSLKEFELDILNFLQEFEGEDGLISMDQISADLSDRETAKSFRDTYNNWKADIKDRFLSDDQMDKIFIKKGDTYLKIFGVVGIIVAAIVFFVTITDSLPAASFALLASIALGVVSVISLILPQKIAGQWTTYGEEYDAKWHNFKKYIQDFSLIKEYPPESVTIWNKYLVYATALGVADAVRKAMELYVPSEQLEGSDIYMFHYYGGYALLSSSLDTGISTASAGSGDFGGVGDIGGGDIGGGGGAF is encoded by the coding sequence ATGGAAAAAAAGAATTCTATTCTTTTAATAGTAACCTTATCCCTTTTAATACTTTCATTTATGGGATCTGCCTGTGCTGAAGAAGATAAGAGCTATTCCATACCCTCCATTAACATGGATCTTTTCCTGCAGAATGATGGTTCAATCCATGTTACAGAAACCATACATTACTCTTTTTCAGGAACCTACAATGGAGTGTACCGGGATATACCTTTAAAAAATGGCCAAATTCTACAAAATGTGAAAGTTTCAACTCAGGGAGCTTATTCCAGTCAGGAAATAATCGATCAAGGGATTAACAAAAGAGTTAAGATAGATTTATACTCTGATGCAGCAAAAACCACTCCTATATCAAATAAGGATGTGGATGTGACCCTTGAATATGACCTACTGCATGTGCTGCGGTTTTACAATGATATAGTTGAATTACAGTATAAACTGGTGGGTGAAGTATGGGAAGAGCCCATTGGTCAGCTTAATGCCAAAATACATGTTCCATCCAGTGATGGTACAAAATACTGGTTGAATCCACCATATTATGCTAAGAATTCTAGCTGGCAGGGTAACACTCTGGCGGTAACCAGTGGAACTATCCCCGTTGGTGATTATTTTGAAATCAGGATGGTCCTACCTAAAAGTCAATTCTCAAACAATCCCACCAACGGAACCATCCTAAATCAGGATGGTCTTAATGAGATAGAACAGATTCAAACTGCTTATCAGAATCAACTGAACTTTAATAGTTTGGTGTATTCCATTTTAGCAGTTTTAATGATTCTGGCTATCTTCGTACCGGTAATCATTTACTTCCGTTATGGAAGGGAGCCAAAAATAGATTACCAGGCAGAATACGAGCGGGATATTCCTACTGATGATCCACCGGCCCTGGTAAATGCCATCTGCGGTCCGGGATTTTCCAAAAAAATTGGAGAACCAGACATGGATGGATTTAAAGCCACCATAATGGACTTAATCGACAGAAAATATCTTTTAATGGAGAAAGAACCATCATCCAAGGAAGGGTATGGGATCGATGACTCAATGTTTCTTAAAATTAACCCTGCCAAGGATAAATCTAGCCTCAAGGAATTTGAACTGGACATCTTAAACTTCCTGCAAGAGTTTGAAGGAGAAGATGGACTCATATCAATGGATCAGATCTCTGCTGATTTATCGGATCGAGAAACTGCAAAATCCTTCCGTGACACCTACAACAACTGGAAAGCAGATATAAAGGACAGATTCCTCAGTGATGACCAGATGGATAAGATCTTCATCAAGAAGGGAGACACCTACTTAAAGATTTTCGGAGTGGTGGGAATCATAGTGGCTGCAATTGTGTTCTTCGTAACCATTACCGACTCTTTACCTGCAGCCAGTTTTGCATTACTGGCATCAATAGCCCTGGGAGTGGTATCCGTCATTTCACTTATTCTTCCCCAGAAGATTGCAGGTCAGTGGACCACTTACGGCGAGGAGTACGATGCCAAATGGCATAACTTCAAGAAGTACATCCAGGATTTCAGCCTGATAAAGGAGTACCCTCCAGAGTCAGTTACCATCTGGAACAAGTACCTGGTATACGCCACCGCACTGGGAGTGGCTGATGCAGTTCGAAAGGCAATGGAGCTGTACGTGCCCAGTGAACAGCTGGAAGGCAGTGACATCTACATGTTCCATTACTACGGAGGATATGCTCTTCTTTCTTCATCACTGGACACCGGTATTTCCACGGCTTCAGCAGGATCCGGTGATTTTGGAGGAGTAGGTGATATTGGTGGAGGGGATATTGGAGGTGGAGGAGGTGCTTTTTAA